DNA sequence from the Oncorhynchus clarkii lewisi isolate Uvic-CL-2024 chromosome 9, UVic_Ocla_1.0, whole genome shotgun sequence genome:
AGTAGCAGGTATCTATCATTCAGACATCAGTAGCAGGTATCTATCATTCAATCATCAGTAGCAGGTATCTATCATTCAGACATCAGTAGCAGGTATCTATCATTCAGACATCAGTGGCAGGTATCTATCATTCAGACATCAGTGGCAGGTATCTATCATTCAGACATCAGTAGCAGGTATCTATCATTCAGACATCAGTAGCAGGTATCTATCATTCAGACATCAGTAGCAGGTATCTATCATTCAGACATCAGTAGCAGGTATCTATCATTCAATCATCAGTAGCAGGTATCTATCATTCAGACATCAGTAGCAGGTATCTATCATTCAATCATCAGTAGCAGGTATCTATCATTCAGACATCAGTAGCAGGTATCTATCATTCAATCATCAGTAGCAGGTATCTATCATTCAGACATCAGTAGCAGGTATCTATCATTCAGACATCAGTAGCAGGTATCTATCATTCAGACATCAGGAGCAGGTATCTATCATTCAGACATCAGTAGCAGGTATCTATCATTCAATCATCAGTAGCAGGTATCTATCATTCAGACATCAGGAGCAGGTATCTATCATTCAGACATCAGTAGCAGGTATCTATCATTCAGACATCAGGAGCAGGTATCTATCATTCAGACATCAGTAGCAGGTATCTATCATTCAGACATCAGTAGCAGGTATCTATCATTCAATCATCAGTAGCAGGTATCTATCATTCAATCATCAGTGGCAGGTATCTATCATTCAGACATCAGTAGCAGGTATCTATCATTCAATCATCAGTAGCAGGTATCTATCATTCAGACATCTGAGCTTACATTTCAATCTCAGAAGGATGAATAGTGATACAGTACTTTGATGACGAGATGAAAGCATGTGTCCTATTAGTCAAAGTATCAAGTACCAGTCATTTTGTATTCAATCAAAGGCTACTGGAAAATCCTAAAGGCATACCCGTAACTGGAACTGTCCTGGGTCAATGCATGATTCATGTAAAAGCTTCATTTATTTCTCTGGTTGGACGTATGTGATGAGGGATGGATACCGAGATGAACAGAGATGCTGGGTAAAGAGCCTATATAAAGCAACACCTGGGACAGTCTGActaatttacagttgaagtcggatgtttgcatacaccttagccaaagacatttaaactcagtttttcacaattcctgacatttaatcctagtaaaaattccctgtcttaggtcagttaggatcaccactttattttaagaatgtgaaatgtcagaataatagtagagagagtgatttatttcaacttttatttcttcatcacattcccagtgggtcaataGTTAatatacactaaattagtatttagtagcattgcctttaaattgtagaacaaatgttctatggaattgaggtcagggctttgtgatggccactcaaataccttgacattgttgtccttaagccattttgccacaactttggttatgtaagtatgctttgggtcattgtccagttggaagacccatttgtggccaagctttaacttcctgactgatgtcttgagatgttgcttcaatatatccacataatttcccctcctcaagatgccatgtattttgtgaagtgcacgagtccctcctgcagcaaagcacccccacaacatgatgctgccacccccgggcttcacggttgagatggtgttctttgacttgcaagcgtccttctttttcctccaaacataacgatggtcattatggccaaacagttctatttttatttcatcaaaccagaggacatttctccaaaaagtatgatctttgtccccatgtgcagttgcaaaccgtagtctggcttttttatggcggttttggagcagtggcttctaccttCTTTCTACCTtgctcattttactgtggatatagatactttcgtacctgtttcctccagcatcttcacaaggtcatttgctgttgttctgggagtgatttgctcttttcgcaccgaagtacgttcatctctaggagacagaatgcgtctccttcctgagtggtatgacggctgcgtggtcccatggtgtttatacttacgtactattgtttgcacagattaacgtggtaccttcaggcgtttggaaattgtaccttgtggaggtctacaaaatgtttttatgaggtcttggctgatttcttttgattttaccatgatgtcaagcaaagaggcactgagtttgaaggtaggccttgaaatacatccacaggtacacctccaattgactcaaattatgtcaattagactttcagaagcttctaaagccatgacataattttctagaattttccaagctgtttaaaggcacagtcaacttagtgtatgtaaacttctgacccactggaattgtgatacagtgaattataagtgaaataatctgtctgtaaacaattgttggaagaattacttgtcatgcacaaagtagatgtcctaaccgacttgccaaaactatagtttgttaacaagttttaatgactccaacctaagtgtatgtaaacttccgactccaacTGTATATCAACGCCCAAAACACACAGCTTCAGCTAACAGGTCTAGACTTGAGCAACATACCAGGTAGAGGAATAGTTTGTATTTGGATAGAAGCTGAATGAAAATGTGCACTTGTACACAGACATCAGAccgtccaacaacaacaacaacaacaacacagtttaCAATAAGAATCTATTTTGAGGAGAGATGTTCAAAGACATAAAATGCCTTATCTAACTTTGAAAAGAGAAGTTAaacttccttcctctcctctaatcATAATCACCATCACAGTATCCGACTCTTTGatagtgtttctcctgtcctgtATTTAGACTGGGACTTGGAACTTCCATACAACACTCAAACACACAGTGGTTGTTCTCTTCCCATTGGAGGAACCCAAGACTTAAGAACACAACAACTACTATTGTCCAATCCAGGTCAAGCATGTGACACTGAGGGCAGTGTAGGTAGCAAGCACACAGAGGACCTTTAGATCcctcagagagggggggggactgagatccctcagagagagaggggggaagagaaagagagagggggggggagagcgagtgagatcactcagagagagagagagagagtgcgagtgCAAGTGCGAGTGAGATCACTCAGAGAGACGAGAGTGAGAGGAAGGAGTATTATCTAACCGTCTATTATTCTGctgtcccactccccctctcttctcttctcctgtccccttctcttctcctctctcctgtcctcccctctctgctcgcttctcctctcctgtcccctctcctctcctgtctccttctcttttcccccctctcttttcctctctcctgtcctcccctgtccctcctctcctgtcccctctcctcttctccaacaccgtcctcccatcccctcccccctcttctcctctttacTCATTTCTTCTGTCCCCTCCTTTCTTCTGTCCCttgtcctcccctcccctctcccactcAACAGTCTATCTAATCCAGGTGAGAGGGCCTTAATCAGCGGATGTCTCTGTGATGAGTCAGGATTACAACATGTTACTAAAGTGTCTTAGGTCTACTACTGAGATGGCGCTCTGATCCCAATGGATGAATTAAGCTGTTTTAATACAACATACTACTGAGCAGATCACCTCTGACCTGAAATCATTTAGTATTAGGAGTTACACATGTTACTGAAGGGACCTAGGCCTACTACTGGAGTGGAGCATCATCTACTCAAGCTCCCATCTCTATGGATGAATGAGCACTTTTATTACTATGCCCACTACACATGCTACTAAAGTGGTTTAATATTCCTGGAGCCCTCGCCCATGGTGGATGGAGCCCTCGCCCGTGGTGGATGGAGCTCTCGCCCGTGGTGGATGGAGCTCTCGCCCGTGGTGGATGGAGCCCTCGCCCGTGGTGGATGGATCCCTCGCCCGTGGTGGATGGATCCCTCGCCCGTGGTGGATGGAGCCCTCGCCCGTGGTGGATGGAGCCCTCGCCCGTGGTGGATGGAGCCCTCGCCCGTGGTGGATGGAGCCCTCGCCCGTGGTGGAAGGAGCCCTCACCCGTGGTGGATGGAGCCCTCGCCCGTGGTGGATGGACAGGCCTGCTGTTTTAGGTCTAGGCCACTACATATCATACTACTGATCAAATTGGATTAACAGAATGGCCAAAGCCTCTCAGACCACGGCACATATTTTATTTCTATGCTACTGAGTGTCACCTCTGAACCAAACTGTTTCATAGTTCATATTAGAATAGTGATTTATTATAAGCTGTACTCTTTATGGTTTTCAGTGACTGGGATCAGGGGGTTAATGTATTAAGTCCTCAGCATTTTTATCAAGAAGGAGTGGTCTGATAATGACTTGAGTACATCACTATTATAGGACATGGCTGAACCAAAAATGGCACCATATCCCCTATATGGTgcattacttttaaccagggccctggCTCTgttcaatgtagtgcactatatagggaatagggtgccatttcagacgctaCCATCTGCTATTACTCCCAGTGGGGGGATCCAATAAAACATTATACCAGTGCTTCGATGCTCTCTTTTAGCaaactttttttaaacaaaaaatatgtattttgaatCATCactatgtatatgtgtatatatataaaacatttaataataataaaagagGATAATAATTTGGCAATGGCAATTCTGATTTACAAATGGACAAGCCAGTGACAGCCAATTGTAGTCATTTTTACAGGCTGTAGTATAGGGCCATGTGTGGTTGTCATCAGAAGACACATCATGTTGATGGATTCTAATTTGACCTTAACATAAAAGCAAAACGcaattaatgatggtgtttgtAGCCTACAGCCTGATATTGTTTACAATAAACACAACACGGCCAAGCGCAGGTCCTTCCTCAAAAGGCTCCTCTTGCTGGCTGACTGCTGGCTGGAGCAGACTGTAGAAGCCGTGGCAGGATAAATGTTGTCACCTAGCGCGCGAGGGTTTGCTATAATTTATGATTGACACGTCAGATTGAAATCCCACAAAAATCATAAATGGATACGCCAGGTTATAATAAGGCAATATATTTGTTGTTTCAGCAGGGGAAGCTAAAATAACGTAACAAGCAATTGGCAAATAATACATTTGATGGCATTTTCCATGGAGCAGGCGCACGGGCGCGAATACTAGGCTATCCAGCACTACAGAAATCTGACATAACGCAAACAACCTATGAAAAAATATATTCATTTTGAAGCCTGCCCTGTGCTGGGGATTAAATAAGAAAATGTGAGGCACGATATCACCGAGTAGAAGCATTTAACTCCCCAATTAGACATCATGGTAGTTAGCGTACAATAACAGACTGCAACACCTAAGCTACCCTGGTGAACAGAAATAGGGATTCTATTCCAAGCTGTCCAGCACTGTTGGAAATTCGTTACAATTGAAACAATGTAGCAAGAAAACAAGAAAACTGCACTTACCTAAATGTATCATCTCGTGACGTCCGTTCTGATTTTTTTAGGCAAACTGGTCACCCAgacagctagcaagctagctaaacaaGCCCTATAATTTATATTCCGTTATGTAGCTACACAAATTCTTTCAAACGTTGCTCAAGCGACCTTTAAATTTCACTTCATTGCCTATAATGATTTTAACAGCAATATTCCATCAGATTATGCAAGATACGACTCATTTTCAAATGATATCCTTTTTCAAATTTGAGCTTCACCATTAGTGCGTGTCGGTAAATCCAAGTTTGAAAATCCCAACTAGAGTCGAGTCTTTCTAAATCTACACTAGAGCAGGCAGGAGGTCTAACGGTATGTGCCACACAGATGATGCGACATAAATTTATATACACTTATACATGCAGATACCTTCAGACGTTACTTTATGTACATAATTTACAAGATAGGAGTCACACGGCCATCTGTGTACAAGGTGTAACGCGCTTGCTGGCTTCTCCATTCCTATCGACAACCCGCGAGGAGGCTTTGATGTGCGCACGCGAGCGCTGCTGAAATGGGCCACAAGAAGGCGACATTCAACTCGCCTGCATTCTGTTGTGGCCTCTCCCATTTGAATTAAATATTGCATTACACAGTAGTAAGCCCCATTACATTGTTGTCTTGCAAATACGGTTATGTAAATGATCTGCTCTACATGACATTTGAGTTCTTCTTCTTACATTTAGATTGGGCATGCTAGACATGTCTGTAATTGCACGTAACAAAAATCTATGACTTGTCATTTGTGAAATTGATGTTTAGCCGTCATTTCCCCATTTCTTATGCATCGGCTCAAATTCAAGGACAGGGTTTAGCATATCATTTTCATAATGCCCAAAAAGCAGACAGATGGAATAATGGTCACATTCCACAAAACATGACAAAGAAAGAGATCTCAGTGAAAGGGGGCCATTTTCTTCCCATTCCGCAGACCCCTGTTAAGGCATTCACACAAGTACAGAATGAACTGAATAACCCCGTCTTTTGGCGCCCCCTAATGGGTTTAAACAGATGACTGCTGTCTGTCCACAGTGAATGACACTGCTTCATATTCTTCATGGAGCATGCAGATGGGGGCATTATGCATGACTTCCCACAGATCTGGGGCTGCATGTAACAAGACTGAGGAgaggtgctgatctaggatcagcttcgaTTTTAAGATAATGGGCAGGAGGGAACCAAGGGCTGCACTGTATGTCTCAAGAGCATCAGTGCTGACCTGgggtcagttttgccttttatATCACAATGTCTTCTGTACATTGAGTTGACATCAGCTTTTTCAATCGTTCACATTGTCATTACATCAACCCGTAAAGAAGATTGCAGTAATCAGATGACCAAATACATACTTAACATGCAGTCATACTCCACAAAGGATAGCCTATAAAATTCACTCAAAACATTATTTGGTCCTAGATGGTTTGCGCTCTTGCGAACTCCATTGCTCATTGTCAAGCCATGACAATCATTGACATAAGAATTGGCATGATAGCACATACAGACTGGCCCTCAGGCTGAACCACACCTCACACAGagatttatatatttaaaaaaataaatagtgtAAGTCACAAAAATGAATAGTAGAATTCTATAGTTCACTTGGTCTCACAGCACTTATTCCTGGAACAAAACATTCTGCGAAGTTTGTTTCGAGTGTATTGAAAATGTAACAAGTGGTGTATATTTAATCAAATTCAGAGAACAAAATACGCAAGATACCTatcaaattaaaaaaataaaataataatacaatatccAAATAAACAACAGTAAGGACAAGGCCTGAGATACACAGGTAAAAGCATGAATAGTGTTGTTATCCAACAGTACAATCATGTTTTAGTCACTGAAGTCCACTCTAGTGTGAAATCAAACCATGAATATAGCCTACGAGGTGTAAAAATAAGTATCTATAAGATTCTAGACTAGGTCTATTCCAAGTTAAATACACAAGATTGGAACATTTTGACAGAATGTATTTGAGTAAACTGCTGTGCAGCAATCACTGTTCTCTTTCAGAAAATGTTGGTTGGTCCTTTGCATGGGGTGATGGCTGGTCCTTTGCATGGGGTGATGGCTGGTCCTTTGCATGGGGTGATGGCTGGTCCTTTGCATGGGGTGATGGCTGGTCCTTTGCATGGGGTGTTGGCTGGTCCTTAGCATGGGGTGATGGCTGGTCCTTTGCATGGGGTGTTGGCTGGTCCTTTGCATGGGGTGATGTACGTTTCCTTTAACAATCCGTCTTAAGATAGATGACACAGAAACCTTGGTATAAAACTCTTTagtaataaaatgcaattgcagacagagttTCACACACAGAATACCTCAATAGTCTATAGTAAAGATCTGTGTGGCGAAACAAGAGACAACACTCTTTATACAACCTACCGTCAATCATATCTTAACATTGTTGCATTGGATTAGATACAAAGTATCTAAAATGAGAAAAACATGTCTAGACTGTGGTTTCTCACTCTACTATCTTGGCCTTGAGGCTGTGTGACTGTCAGCAGGTGCAGACAATTCTCAGCCTGAGAACTAAAGCAGTACATCTCCATTACCCAGTACTTTTCCATCACTGAGCATTGCAAGCATACAAAGGTCATcacatatatacagtaatcaTGGCATTGGTGTAGCCCCACATCTGACCCCCAGGGTAACCCTCACATAAAAGGTGGAGGTTATTAGCacttggtcccagatctgtttgtgcttctgGCAACTCCATTCCACCTTGTCAAGCCAaatgtttgacatgacaacgagTTGGCATGATggaacaaacagactggcactcaggctagcaCAACTAGATTGAAATCTACAATTTAATATATTAAACTATgcatacaaaatatatattaatgcattttaattttaatttatcATAACATCCTTCCTAGAACAGCCAACAATAATATGTTTCTAGTGAATCCTAATTGTATTCTGTTCGCGATTTCCGTTCATATAGGCAGCATTATCTGCCCTCTTCCTGTGCATTTGCAGGGTTTTACAGACATTACTTCTTTAATATATTCTTTTTTTCTATCCAGCATACATTTTTCCCTTATCTGTGCATCAAACATTTGGTCTCTGAAATATCCATGTCCTCCTACGTGGTCATTCCCAGGAACATTAAGCCGCAAACACTCAAATCAATTCCTAGTTCAAATGTCAAGTCCAAACAGTTGCTTCAACAAGTTAGCATATCAACCATCAGGCCAGCTTGCTACCAGCATTGTGACAGTGAGTCAGTCCACTCAAGAGAAGATGTACTTTGCAGCACGTGTTACTTGACAAAAATAACAAAAAGTGAAGGAAAAAAAAGTATTGTAAGAGTCTTTACCTCCCTGTAGTTACATGATATTGTAACAGAGCATCATTTATCCAACTGTAGTCGTGCAATACCAATACCATACTCAAGTCTCATTAGGGACAGACTGGCCATAGGGCCATCTTAAGCCCATTATGTGGGCTTGTCTAAATGATTGTTTGGCTAATAATGGGTGCCGAGACACAAAAAAGGGACGGTGTGATAGAAATGCAGGGGGAAATGTATGGTCCCAGTCCGTCCACAAGTTTCATTAAAGAGAAGGAATGTGAGGAAGCCTGTAAATCGAGGCGAGTCAAAATGTCATAGTCAATGCTTCTGCTGCTCCAGGTTCTCCAGATAGATCTGTGCTGCTAATCCTTAGAACCAGAGGCCTTCGTTCTCAAAAGGTGCTAGTCCTTAGAACCAGAGGCCTTCGTTCTCAAAAGGTGCTAGTCCTTAGAACCAGAGGCCTTCGTTCTCAAAGGGTGCTAGTCCTTAGAACCAGGGCCCTTCGTTCTCAAAAGGTTCTAGTCCTTAGAAACAGGTTGCGTTCCAACTCTCCAACCcttctcccaaagtgtgcacttgtctTGCACACTCCCAGTATTTAAAAGCATTGGATCCATGTAGGGCATAAGCATCATCTGAgaagagtggaggaagggagggatacaAGCAGAGTGTGTTTAACCCTCTGAAGGGGAACGGAGGGGGACACAGCCGTCCATTTCCAGAGACTCAGGCCAGCCTTCGTACTTGTTACTGTTCTTACTGTTCTTCATACGctgggggggggtgagagagagagagacacaggcagagagagagggcatgaaCATTAGGCTTTACAGAACAAACACACTGACAGAGCCATAGATATAACACAGAGTTACGAGCAGAGCTATGAGGAGAACAGTGAGTGTACAGATACGTCATCACGCGTAATCACAGAGGGCACGTATCCTTATCTCATGCACACGTAGATGTACAAGCACATCCAATTATAAACGCCGCAACTACGCTGGATAGCCATTTTGCTTGGCGTACGGTATAAATGATATATAGTTTAGGCTTTAAGTAAAGGTAGTCTACCTGTTCGAATGGACTCTTGTTCTCGATGCCCTTGGCTCCTAGAAACACCCAGCTGTCTCTGAAGGTGAGCTCCCTCACTGCTGTGCTACCCAGCTCCTCAAACAGACGACGAGCCTCGTCATTTAATCTGCCGCGGGTGttaggagagggagacagacagttgCAGTAAAGTAGGCCAGCTAGATGAATGTCCATTTTGAGTTTGGGAAGCCCTGCCATACAGTACAACATACCATTTTTGTATAGTTTAACACCAAACATAATTTTCACTTAGTAATGTTTACAATTGTAAGAATAGACTGGTAGATTTACAAGTTGTCAATATGTTCAATCTGGTTTTGTTAAGCATTTTGCAAGATTGTGGTGACTGTAAAACAACCCCTttagtgctgtgtgtgtgagtcatgtGCCATGAAGCGTAATATTATAACAACACAGCGCTGAAAGCCTTGCACAGGACTGGGGCTCACTTAGTAATGTCCATGCTAGACTCTTACTTTGTGGCAGGATCGTCAAAGGAAGCTACAAACACAAGTGTTCCCTCATGTAAAGGTAGGAGATACTTCAACAGGTCAGTAACATCTGAGAATGGAAGACAGATGGGTAGGATGAAGCCTATTAAAGTACCTGTATTTAACTGAACAATATGCAGAGGGGCGTTAAGCCACTTTTAACCTCTTGTACAGTGAAAATATTGAAGATAATGATGTATAAAATAAACTCATTTAAATATTACGAACATGCACCAAATGACACCAGGACATCAGTATAAAGGTGTTTAATCCTCTTACCTCCTGCCCACATATCAAATGATTTTGTGTCCAAGAGCTCTCCAGATACCCCTGATGAGCAGAAACATGAATTCATTTAAAGTTAGCAATCTGTGCAACAGTCAAGTCAAAATCACAACTGCACAAATTAACTTGAAACATAACTTTGAACAATTTGTCAGAGATTATTCTAATTACCATTTACTAAAGCAATGTTTAGTCCTCTACCAACATTGTTGTTGACACTGCTGACAAGgctgagggagagaaaaggaaaggTTGGAGGAACTGTAAGTACCAACACTTTACCTAGGTTGGTTAACGTACTacctaggaacacaagcatttggctacacccgcaataacatctgctaaatatgtgtatgtgaacaataaaatGTGATAATTTACTGGTTAGATTTAAGATGATCATAAACCCATTGTAGGCAGTAAATGAAATATGAGATTAGAGCTACTAAACTTTCAGGAAACTAATCCCTGAAGAGTTCATCTATACATTGTTACACTCCGACAATGAAGGAGCAACCATAGGTAGACAGAAAGACGCTACAGACAAAACCACTCCTTCGGTCATTTTTGGCAAGATGgcccaaacagatctgggatcaggctaatgAAGGAAAGCAAAATAAGACAAATACTTGCATTCAGCTCTTCAGACAAACTTCAGGGTTAAGATGATATGATGGCAGAAAGAGTTCATGAGAAATAAAAGGAAACGGAGACAAGCTGGAGAGAGTGAGATGGTTGGCGGTGACATTGATACATTGGTGTAAGAAGTGTAATGGCCCCGATGATGTACAATAATTCTCACATCTTATCCTCCAGGCAGATTTTGGGCCCAATGACGTTGGCGGCTCCAGAGACGATGCGGAAAGCCAGATGTTTCTGAGGACAGGGAGCCGACAGACCACACTTGTACCTGTGTGGTTTGGGctctggaagaggagaggacacacaAATTAGCACATTAGAATGAAAGCGTACCCAAACTGGGAATATGGTGCTCAActgagggacatagattagcacTGTCCCACTGACATTGAAATGTTTAGGTTCCAAAAGGATTACTTTTTGTGATTGCCACTGTAAATAATGGTCTTAACTTCTCACATACCAGTTGTTGGCTCCTCGTTTGTCCCTGTAGAAAATATAGATATGAGTTAATGTTGATCTATcctgttttctcctatcacagccattcaaacTAACTGTTTTAGTCTCCATTGGCCgctgtgaaatccctgagcagtttccttcatCTCCGGCAACTGAATTAGGAAGAAGGCCTGTAACTCTGTAGTGAGAGGGTGTACTGATACCCAATCCAAGAGGGTAATTCATAACCTCACCACTCTCAGAGATATTCAACGTCTGCTTTTtaaaaattataaataaatctaccagtaggtgcccttctttgagaggcattggataacctccctagtctttgtggttgaatctgtatttgaaattcactactcgactgaAAAACTTCACaggtaattgtgtgtgtgggatacagagataaGATAGTTATTCAAAAATGAATGAAACTTattaagcacatttgtactcctgaacgtatttagcctttccataacaaaggggttaaatacttgaCTCAAAACATCTGTTTTCTATTTGTAATTCATTTATAAAAATGTCAAATGACAactccactttgatattatggggtattgtgtgtagaccagtgacaaaaATAATCTACATTTACTCAATTTAAAaactcaggctgtaacaacaaaatgtgggaaaaaatcaaggggtgtgaatactgacGGCACTAAGTGTGGTGATTACATTGTATTCcaaatcagatcaaatgttagtcacatgtgccgaatacaacaggaccttacagtgaaatgcttacttacaagcccttaaccattgCATTGTGACGTCCCTGGTAATTCCCAGCCCTAGCCTATTAAAAACTGTCAgaagtaggcattggtctgaagccgaAAAAGGGAAATTCACATGAGcgccacaatgcctactccaccaaGTTTTTTTAGCACacagctactgtagtaggtcaaagctatGTTTAGTCTATTGTACTTCCAACAATGTCtatgcaggttgcttaggattcaaaccttctcaaacagcctaattcatactcttCAGTGTCCTGCTATTAaaatagtgtacacacacacaattatctttcaaaacattagaaacttattcctaatattgagtttgccACAACAGGCTCAATTTGTTgtggcatgaactctacaaggtgttgaaagcagtACACATGATGCTggcacatgttgactccaatgcttcccacacttGTGGCAAGTTTTCTGGTAGTGCATCTCTACACCGAATATctcgttccatctcatcccacagaCGCTCAATTGCATTGATGTTCGtggaaccattcctggacaaTCCTAGCCTTGTGGCAAGTggcattatcctgctgaaaaaTCCATTAGCAGATGGATATACTGCTGCCATGAAGGGATGCACCTGATTGGCAATGAATTCAAAAAATACCCTACACAATCATCACCAGCCTACAACGTTGACACTTGGCATGATGGATGCATGTACTAATGTGGTTCTCTCCATACCCTAGTGCTCTCATAAGCATGAAACAGCAGGAACTGAGATTCATCAGATAAGGCAAAGGTCAGGCAAGCAATAATGTAGGCTTTGTTTAACCTTGGGGTTTCCAACCTTGGTGCACCCATCCCCCGGCTATTGTGTTTAAAACTTGGGATGGCGACTTCAGGTTCTCAGGTATACATTGAATTACTCATTTTAGATGAACAATACCCATTGCATGTATTATACATTAGCAGCGTGACAGTTTCTCATTGTTTGGTGTTGACTATGAATTTTATTTAGCTAGCTGTACTTTGTGGAAGAATGTGGGATCGCTAGATTGTCAACTAGGGCTGACCTCAACCAACTGATC
Encoded proteins:
- the LOC139416838 gene encoding protein FAM3A-like; amino-acid sequence: MRLAGPLRAVAVLLLVGLTWVLASSILGGDSNLVVKHFFSGTNEEPTTEPKPHRYKCGLSAPCPQKHLAFRIVSGAANVIGPKICLEDKILVSSVNNNVGRGLNIALVNGVSGELLDTKSFDMWAGDVTDLLKYLLPLHEGTLVFVASFDDPATKLNDEARRLFEELGSTAVRELTFRDSWVFLGAKGIENKSPFEQRMKNSKNSNKYEGWPESLEMDGCVPLRSPSEG